In Paludibacter propionicigenes WB4, the genomic window ATGTCCGGTAAGGATATGGTGGGAATAGCGCAAACAGGAACCGGAAAGACTATAGCTTACCTGCTGCCTTGTCTGCGTCAATGGAAATTTACGAAAGAAAAACATCCTCAGATTTTAATAGTTGTTCCTACTCGTGAACTTGTTATTCAGGTTGTTGAACAGGTTGAAAAACTGACCACTTATATGAGTGTTCGGGTAGTGGGAGTCTATGGAGGTGTAAATATGATTCGTCAGACTCCGCTGGTTGTAGCCGGTGTGGATGTTTTGGTTGCCACTCCCGGTAGATTATTGGATTTGGCGCTCAATGGTAGCCTGAAGCTCAAATCGATTAAACGATTTGTGATTGATGAGGTGGATGAAATGCTGAATCTGGGATTTCGTCCTCAGTTGGTTCGCATTATCGACTTGTTGCCAACAAAACGTCAGAACCTGATGTTTTCAGCGACTATTTCGGAAGAGCTAAAAGATTTGGTTCACGATTTCTTTGTTGAACCACTTGAAATTGAAGCTGCTCCAACCGGTACGCCACTTGAAAATATCAAACAGATTGGATTCCGTGTACCAAACTTCTACACCAAGGTGAATATGTTGGAATTCTTGCTGAACAATCATCCTGAATTTTCCAAGGTGCTGGTGTTTACTTCTACGAAGAAACTCGCTGACGCTTTGTATGATGAGATTGCCTCAAAGTTCCCTGGTCAGTTTGGTTTGATTCACTCTAATAAGAGCCAGAATAACCGTTTTGAATCCATGAGAGGTTTCAAGGAAAGTGAATATAGAGTGTTGATTGCTACGGATATTGTGGCTCGTGGTTTGGATATTTCGGATGTATCGCACGTGGTTAACTTCGATGTTCCAGAAGTTCCGGAGAATTATATGCACCGTATAGGCCGAACCGGACGTGCTGATAAAAAAGGCGTTGCATTGACTTTTATCACCAAAGCCGACAAAGAATACCGTGAAGCGATAGAGGCGCTGATGAATAAAAAAATTCCGATGACAGCCATGCCCGAAGAAGTGGAGGTGTCAAAAGAGCTGACCTTGGATGAAATGCCGCAAGTGACTATGAAAAATACGCTGGTAAAACTTCCCAAGAAAGAAGAAGGAGGGGAGGCTTTTCATGAGAAAAAAGATAAGAACAAAAAAGTAAATATGAAGGTACGCCGGGCGGCTGCCATGAAAATAAAATATAAGAAGCCCAAAACTAGAGGACAGAAGACTAAATAGTTAGTAGTCGGTAGGTTTTTAGACTGTAGTACCAAGTATAACACAAAACAGGCTATCTCTATACGAGATAGCCTGTTCTGTTTTTAGGCGTAAAGGTTTAAAACCTTTGCTCTTAATTTTAATCTCTCAATGCAGCTTGTGCAGCAGCCAAACGGGCAATAGGTACGCGGAATGGTGAGCAACTTACGTAATTCAATCCAACCCGATGGCAGAACTCAACAGATGATGGTTCACCGCCATGTTCACCGCAAATACCGACTTTTAGACTTGGGTTTACTGCCCGCCCATTCTCAGTGGCCATTTTTACTAATTGACCCACACCGTTTTGATCCAGTACCTGGAACGGATCGGCTTTCAGAATCTTCTTTTCGAGATAAATTGGCAAGAACGAAGCAATATCGTCGCGCGAGTAACCAAAGGTCATCTGAGTCAGGTCGTTAGTACCAAATGAGAAGAACTCAGCAGTGGCGGCTATTTTAGCTGCTGTAAGAGCTGCCCGCGGAATCTCAATCATTGTTCCCACTTTAAACTCTATGCTGTCACCTTTTTCTGCGAAGAGTT contains:
- a CDS encoding DEAD/DEAH box helicase, with the protein product MTFTDFNINSPLLNALSDLGLTQPTTIQEKAYPVIMSGKDMVGIAQTGTGKTIAYLLPCLRQWKFTKEKHPQILIVVPTRELVIQVVEQVEKLTTYMSVRVVGVYGGVNMIRQTPLVVAGVDVLVATPGRLLDLALNGSLKLKSIKRFVIDEVDEMLNLGFRPQLVRIIDLLPTKRQNLMFSATISEELKDLVHDFFVEPLEIEAAPTGTPLENIKQIGFRVPNFYTKVNMLEFLLNNHPEFSKVLVFTSTKKLADALYDEIASKFPGQFGLIHSNKSQNNRFESMRGFKESEYRVLIATDIVARGLDISDVSHVVNFDVPEVPENYMHRIGRTGRADKKGVALTFITKADKEYREAIEALMNKKIPMTAMPEEVEVSKELTLDEMPQVTMKNTLVKLPKKEEGGEAFHEKKDKNKKVNMKVRRAAAMKIKYKKPKTRGQKTK